The stretch of DNA AGGGTCATCGCTCGCGCCGCCGGGGAACGGGCGGGAGCGCTGCGCGCGCGCCAGGCATGGCGGCGGGCCTCATCCTGCGCGGCCTTGGCATGCACGGCCTCGCGGTTCGGCGCGAGCGGGACGCCGTTCGTGCTGCGTAGGTTGACCAGCGGCTGCTGGTCGGGATCGAGCCATCTCGGCGGGATCCACACAGGTCTGCCGTCGTAGACGGTGACCCGCCAGCCGCGCCGCTCGAACTCGCGATGGTGATAACCACACACGAGAGTCAGCTCGTCAAGGTCGGTCCGGCCGCCGTAGAGCCATTCGACGACGTGGTGACGTTCGCACCATTCCGGGGGCGCCGTACAGCCGGGGAAGCTGCAGCCACGATCGCGTGCGATCAGCGCGTTGGTCATGCCCTCGGGGCAGATGCGCTTCTCGCGGCCGTACCCGAGGATTCCCTTCGTGTCGCTCATCCAGACGGGGACCAGCAGCGCTTCCGCCGCCAGCGCCGCGACGTCGCTGAGGGTGACCGGTATCCCGCCGCTGGTCCGCCCGACCACGGGTTGGCTGCTCGTCGCGGCCCGCTGCCGCCCGTGCCGCAGCCAGTCCCACTCGCGCAGCGCGGCCACGCCGGCACCCGCGACCCCGTCGCCGCCGTTCGGTCCGTCCGCGTGCGGTGCCGCGTCACGGTCGCTGGCCCAGTCGGGCAGATGGGTGACGTGTCCGGTGTACCGATCGACCTGCTCGAAAAGAGCGTCGGCGTCGAGGACGAGGTGCACCGTCGCGGGCGTCCCGCCCGAGCGCGGCAGGCCTGGACTGTCCAGCAGCCGGGCTATCGCGTCGGCCAACGCGTCGTGGGTTCGCTGCGCGGGGCTTCGGGTATCCGGACCGAGCGGATCATCGGCGGGTTGGGGTGCGGCGAGCGGGTCGAGCACGGCGTGCAGCTGTGCCGCGAGCTCCCTGGTCAGGCTGCCCGAGATGTCGTGGGTGCCGTCCGCACGCAGGTCACCGATCCGCAGCCCGCGCCGTGCGGCGGTGACCGCCTCCGACGGTTGGGTTCCGTCCGGCAGGAGCGCGTCGTCGATCCGGTCCGCGATCAACCGCAGGTCCGTCGGACCGAACGCTGCCGCGTGCTGCACCAGCGCGGCCTCCGCCGTCGCCGCATCCTGGATCGTCACCGTCGCGCTCGTCGTCAGCCGGCGCATCGCCGCGCTGATCAGGCGCAGCTGATCGCCGGTGATCGCTCCGCGGTGCACCGCATCGGCCAGCGCGGGCAGCTCCGGGTCGCCGAGCCCCGTGCTGAAGTTGTGCTTGGGCAGCAGCTGCTCAGCGGTCCTGACCCGAGCGGCTGCCGTGGCCGGCGCGATCCGGAGCGCCTGAGCGATCGCGGCCCCGACCGACCGTGCCGCGAGATGAGCCGGCAGGTCCTCTGTCGTGGCGGCCTCGACGAACCAGCTGTCGAGGCAGGCGAGCCGCGAGCGGTGCGCTTCTGCGCGCTGCATCACCGCGATCAGCCGGTCGGGACCCAGGGCCTGCAGGTCTCCTCGGCGACCGATCTGCTCGAGTGCGGTGAAACCGGCGTCCAATGCCGCGAACGCTGCGAGCAGCTCGGCGTCCAGCTCGCCGGCCGACGTAGGGTCCATGCCCATCGGGAACGCCCCGAACGCGGGAAGCGCGCCGCCGGCAGCGGCAGATGGCTCGTTCGCCTCGCCGCGCGTGTACCGCTCCTCCGACATAGCACAATAGTACATACGTTCGAACAACTGTGCAAGGGATCACACGGGAGAATCCTTGAGCGTGTTCGCCGTCGACTGCGGCGCCCTCGGGGGCGCGCACGGCGCAGAGGGTGTCGACAGGGCCGCCTTCCGGTGCCGGTCGGCCAGCGCTTGTGCACCAGCAGAGGGCCGCTGAGGCGCTCTGGAGGTCGCTGTCGTCCACAGAACAGTCGCGGGTCCCGCGGTTTCGGGCCCATTGGGAGTAAACTTAGTGGGTCTAAGAGGCACGATTTTTGCCTGAGAGCGTCGCTGAGCGACTTTTAGCGACCCGCCCTCACTCACCCGCCGCCGATTTCGGGGGGTGGAGGAGGGGACGACGACCGCGTTCGCGGTCGACACGACACGGAAAGGTGCGCATCGCAGCGTGGCTGAAGCGAAGAAGAAGACGTACGGCGCCTCATCGATCAAGAAGCTTGAAGGCCTCGAGGCCGTCCGCAAGCGCCCCGGCATGTACATCGGTTCGACCAACGAGCGTGGCCTGCACCACCTGATCTGGGAGATCGTGGACAACGCGGTCGACGAGCACCTGGCCGGTTACTGCGACACCATCCTCGTGACGCTGCTGCACGACGGCGGCATCCGCGTCGTCGACAACGGCCGCGGCATCCCGGTCGATACCGCCCGCGGTGAGAAGAAGTCCGGCGTGGAGATGGTCCTCACCGAGCTGCACGCCGGCGGCAAGTTCGACGGCGAGAACTACGCCGTCTCCGGTGGGCTGCACGGCGTGGGCGCCTCCGTCGTGAACGCGCTGTCGACCGCGCTGGACGTCGAGATCAAGCGCGACGGCTACTACTGGACCCAGTCGTACTCCGACGCCAAGCCGACGGCGCCGCTGAAGCAGGGCGCGCCGACCAAGGAAACCGGTACCACGATCACCTACTGGGCCGACGGGACCATCTTCGACACGCTGCACTACTCGCTGGAGACGATCACCCGCCGCATGCAGGAGACGGCGTTCCTGAACAAGGGCCTGTCGATCACCGTCCGCGACGAGCGCCACGACACTCCCGAGGAGCAGGTCTTCCACTACCCGGGTGGCCTGAAGGACTTCGTCGCGCACATCAACGCCTCCAAGCAGCCGATCCACAAGTCGATCATCCACTTCGAGGCCGAGGAGAAGGGCATCGCCTGTGAGGTCGCGATGCAGTGGAACGAGTCGTACGGCGAGTCGGTCCGCACCTTCGCGAACATGATCAACACGCTCGAGGGCGGCACCCACGAAGAGGGCTTCCGGGCGGCGCTGACCACCGTGGTCAACAAGTACGCGCTCGACAAGAAGCTGCTGAAGGAGAAGGACAACCGGCTCTCCGGCGACGACATCCGCGAGGGCCTGTCGGCCATCGTCTCGGTCAAGATGTCCGAGCCGCAGTTCGAGGGCCAGACCAAGGCCAAGCTCGGCAACACCGAGGCCAAGACGTTCGTGCAGCGGGTCTGCAACGACTGGCTGAGCGACTGGTTCGAGCGCAACCCGCAAGAGGCGAAGACGATCATCGGCAAGTCGGCGGACGCCGCACGCGCCCGACGCGCCGCGCAGGAGGCACGCAAGCTGGCCCGGCGCAAGTCCGCGATGAACTCGAGCGGCATGCCCGGCAAGCTGATGGACTGCCGCAGCAACGACCCGAGCAAGTCGGAGCTGTTCATCGTCGAGGGCGACTCGGCCGGTGGCTCTGCGCGTTCGGGTCGCGACTCGCTGATCCAGGCGATCCTGCCGATCCGCGGCAAGATCATCAACGTCGAGAAGGCCCGCATCGACCGGGTGCTGAAGAACAACGAGGTCCAGTCGCTGATCACAGCGCTCGGCACCGGCATCCACGACGACTTCGACATCGAGAAGCTGCGCTATCACAAGATCGTGCTGATGGCGGACGCCGACGTCGACGGCCAGCACATCCGCACGCTGCTGCTGACGCTGCTGTTCCGCTTCATGCGTCCCCTGGTCGAGGCCGGCCACGTGTACCTGGCGCAGCCGCCCCTGTTCAAGCTCAAGTGGGGCGGCAAGCATCCCGAGGAGTACGCCTACTCCGACCGCGAGCGTGACGCGCTCATCAAGGCCGGCATCGAGGACGGCCGCCGTCCGCTGAAGGAAGGCGACATCCAGCGCTACAAGGGCCTCGGCGAGATGAACGCCAAGGAGCTGTGGGAGACGACGATGAACCCCGAGACGAGGTTGCTGCTGAAGGTGACCCTCGAGGACGCCGCCACCGCCGACGACCTGTTCAACGTCCTGATGGGCGAGGACGTCGAGTCGCGACGCAACTTCATCAACCGCAACGCCCGCGACGTCCGCTTCCTGGACATCTAAAGCACAGGTCGAACGAGGGAGCGCTAGCGACCGACTGAGACACCTCACGGTCGTCGAGCGAGCGAGGAACGAGCGACGTCGAGACGAGGCGAGAAGGAAATGCCGGTGACCACATCGAATCCTGGCGCACCGCGTCTCGACGTCGCTCCGCCTAGCGGCTCCGCTCGCTCGACGACCGTGCACGGCCCGCCGGGCCCAGCCCCAACGTGATGACAGAACGAAGACTTCGGAGAGATAGATCGTGACCAAGACCCCGCCGCCGCCTGCTCCTGACGAGTCGCGCGTCGATCTCGTCGACATCCAGGACGAGATGCAGAAGTCGTTCATCGACTATGCGATGTCGGTCATCGTCTCCCGCGCGCTCCCCGACGTGCGTGACGGTCTCAAGCCGGTGCACCGCCGCGTCATCTACGGCATGTACGACGGTGGCTACCGGCCCGACCGTGCGCACGTGAAGTGCTCGCGCATCGTCGGTGACGTGATGGGTAACTTCCACCCGCACGGTGACTCCGCGATCTATGACGCGCTCGTCCGCCTCGCACAGCCGTGGTCGCTGCGGGCGCCGCTCGTCGACGGCCAGGGCAACTTCGGCTCGCCGGGCAACGACCCCGCCGCGGCGATGCGGTACACCGAGGCCCGGATGTCGCCGCTGGCGATGGAGATGGTCTCGGGGATCGACGAGGACACCGTCGACTTCACCGCGAACTACGACGGCAAGGTCCAGGAGCCCACCGTCCTGCCGTCGCGCTTCCCGAACCTGCTGGTCAACGGGTCGGCGGGCATCGCGGTCGGCATGGCGACCAACATGCCGCCGCACAACCTGCGCGAGGTCTCCGACGCGATCATCTGGTCGCTGCGCAACCCGCAGGCCACCGAGGAGGAGCTCCTCGAGGAGGCGATGAAGCGGGTGCACGGCCCCGACTTCCCGACCGCGGGGCTGATCGCCGGCAAGCAGGGCATCGAGGACGCCTACCGCACCGGGCGCGGCTCGATCCGGATGCGCGCGGTCGTCGCGGTCGAGGAGGGGCCCAAGGGCGGCACCGAGCTCATCGTGACCGAGCTGCCGTACCAGGTGAACCCGGACAACCTGAACGAGTCGATCGCCACGCAGGTCCGCGACGGCAAGCTGCAGGGCATCTCCGACATCGCCGACGAGACGTCGGATCGCATCGGCATGCGAATCGTCATCAAGCTCAAGCGCGATGCGGTCGCCAAGGTCGTGCTGAACAACCTGTTCAAGCACACTCAGCTGCAGACCACCTTCGGCGTGAACAACCTGGCGATCGTGGACGGCGTCCCGCGCACGCTGCGCCTGGACCAGATGATCACGTACTACGTGCGGCACCAAATTGAGGTCATCCAGCGGCGTACTCGCTACCGGCTCGCCGAGGCAGAGAAGCGCGCGCACATCCTGCGCGGCCTGGTGAAGGCGCTCGACATGCTCGACGAGGTCATCGCGCTGATCCGCCGCAGCCCGACGGTCGACGAGGCGCGCTCCGGGTTGATGGAGCTGCTGGACGTCGACGAGATCCAGGCCAACGCGATCCTGGAGATGCAGCTGCGCCGCCTGGCGGCCCTCGAGCGGCAGAAGATCATCGACCAGCTGGCCGAGATCGAGAAGGTCATCGCCGAGCTGAAGGCGATCCTCGAATCCGAGGAGCGGCAGCGCCAGCTGATCATCGACGAGCTCTCCGCGATCGTGGAGAAGCACGGTGACGACCGGCGCACCCAGATCATCGGGTACGACGGCGACGTGTCGATGGAGGACCTCATCGCGAACGAGGAGGTCGTCGTCACCGTCACCCGCACCGGCTACGCCAAGCGCACCAAGAGCGACCTGTACCGCTCCCAGCGGCGCGGCGGCAAGGGCGTGCAGGGTGCCTCGTTGCGGCAGGAGGACGTCGTCGCGCACTTCTGGGTGGGCAACACGCACGACTGGATCCTGTTCTTCACCAACAAGGGCCGGGTGTACCGCGCGAAGACCTACGAGCTGCCGGAGGCGACCCGCAACGCCAAGGGGCAGCACGTCGCCAACATCCTGGCCTTCCAGCCCGACGAGCACATCGCGCAGGTCATCCGGATCAAGGACTACAACGCGGCGCCGTACCTCGTGCTGGCGACCCGCAACGGACTGGTCAAGAAGTCCAAGCTGACCGACTTCGACTCGCCCCGCTCGGGCGGTCTGATCGCGATCAACCTGCGGGACGGCGACGAGCTCGTGGGCGCGGCGCTGATCACCGACGACGACAACCTGCTGCTGGTCAGCAAGAAGGCGCAGTCGATCTGCTTCTCCTCCGACGACGACTCGCTGCGGCCGATGGGACGGGCCACGTCTGGCGTGATCGGCATGCGCTTCGGGGAGGACGACGAGCTGCTGTCGATGATCGTCGTCCGCGAGGGGGTCGACGTGCTCGTCGCCACTGAGCACGGGTACGCCAAGCGTACGGGGATCGAACACTATCCCGTGCAGGGTCGAGGCGGTAAGGGCGTGCTCACGGCCGACCCGAAGGCGCGCAAGGGCAACCTGGTGGGCGCGCTGGCGGTCAGCCTGGAGGACGAGCTGTACGCGATCACCTCCAGCGGAGGCGTGATTCGCACTCCTGTGAAGGGTGTCCGTCACAACAACAACCGTGCCACCATGGGCGTAAAGTTGATGAATCTGCCGGAGGACGTCACGATCGTTGCGATTGCCCGCAACGCCGAGGACGACACCGACGAGAACGAGGAGCAGGCTAAGTAGATGAGCAGCGACAAGGACGCAGGCGGCAACGACTGGCTGTCTGCCCCGGTCGGAGGCGCTACTGGAGCGGATGCCTCGAGCAACTCCGGCGTCAAGCAGGCCACGAGCGTCAGCGACTCAGCGAACGACAGGTCGGTCTCCGAGTCGGTGACGAGCTCGGGGTCGAAGTACAAGTCGTCGTTCACCAACAGCCTCGCCGGCAGCA from Cumulibacter manganitolerans encodes:
- a CDS encoding HNH endonuclease signature motif containing protein, which gives rise to MSEERYTRGEANEPSAAAGGALPAFGAFPMGMDPTSAGELDAELLAAFAALDAGFTALEQIGRRGDLQALGPDRLIAVMQRAEAHRSRLACLDSWFVEAATTEDLPAHLAARSVGAAIAQALRIAPATAAARVRTAEQLLPKHNFSTGLGDPELPALADAVHRGAITGDQLRLISAAMRRLTTSATVTIQDAATAEAALVQHAAAFGPTDLRLIADRIDDALLPDGTQPSEAVTAARRGLRIGDLRADGTHDISGSLTRELAAQLHAVLDPLAAPQPADDPLGPDTRSPAQRTHDALADAIARLLDSPGLPRSGGTPATVHLVLDADALFEQVDRYTGHVTHLPDWASDRDAAPHADGPNGGDGVAGAGVAALREWDWLRHGRQRAATSSQPVVGRTSGGIPVTLSDVAALAAEALLVPVWMSDTKGILGYGREKRICPEGMTNALIARDRGCSFPGCTAPPEWCERHHVVEWLYGGRTDLDELTLVCGYHHREFERRGWRVTVYDGRPVWIPPRWLDPDQQPLVNLRSTNGVPLAPNREAVHAKAAQDEARRHAWRARSAPARSPAARAMTLATAAPSTR
- the gyrB gene encoding DNA topoisomerase (ATP-hydrolyzing) subunit B, producing MAEAKKKTYGASSIKKLEGLEAVRKRPGMYIGSTNERGLHHLIWEIVDNAVDEHLAGYCDTILVTLLHDGGIRVVDNGRGIPVDTARGEKKSGVEMVLTELHAGGKFDGENYAVSGGLHGVGASVVNALSTALDVEIKRDGYYWTQSYSDAKPTAPLKQGAPTKETGTTITYWADGTIFDTLHYSLETITRRMQETAFLNKGLSITVRDERHDTPEEQVFHYPGGLKDFVAHINASKQPIHKSIIHFEAEEKGIACEVAMQWNESYGESVRTFANMINTLEGGTHEEGFRAALTTVVNKYALDKKLLKEKDNRLSGDDIREGLSAIVSVKMSEPQFEGQTKAKLGNTEAKTFVQRVCNDWLSDWFERNPQEAKTIIGKSADAARARRAAQEARKLARRKSAMNSSGMPGKLMDCRSNDPSKSELFIVEGDSAGGSARSGRDSLIQAILPIRGKIINVEKARIDRVLKNNEVQSLITALGTGIHDDFDIEKLRYHKIVLMADADVDGQHIRTLLLTLLFRFMRPLVEAGHVYLAQPPLFKLKWGGKHPEEYAYSDRERDALIKAGIEDGRRPLKEGDIQRYKGLGEMNAKELWETTMNPETRLLLKVTLEDAATADDLFNVLMGEDVESRRNFINRNARDVRFLDI
- the gyrA gene encoding DNA gyrase subunit A — its product is MTKTPPPPAPDESRVDLVDIQDEMQKSFIDYAMSVIVSRALPDVRDGLKPVHRRVIYGMYDGGYRPDRAHVKCSRIVGDVMGNFHPHGDSAIYDALVRLAQPWSLRAPLVDGQGNFGSPGNDPAAAMRYTEARMSPLAMEMVSGIDEDTVDFTANYDGKVQEPTVLPSRFPNLLVNGSAGIAVGMATNMPPHNLREVSDAIIWSLRNPQATEEELLEEAMKRVHGPDFPTAGLIAGKQGIEDAYRTGRGSIRMRAVVAVEEGPKGGTELIVTELPYQVNPDNLNESIATQVRDGKLQGISDIADETSDRIGMRIVIKLKRDAVAKVVLNNLFKHTQLQTTFGVNNLAIVDGVPRTLRLDQMITYYVRHQIEVIQRRTRYRLAEAEKRAHILRGLVKALDMLDEVIALIRRSPTVDEARSGLMELLDVDEIQANAILEMQLRRLAALERQKIIDQLAEIEKVIAELKAILESEERQRQLIIDELSAIVEKHGDDRRTQIIGYDGDVSMEDLIANEEVVVTVTRTGYAKRTKSDLYRSQRRGGKGVQGASLRQEDVVAHFWVGNTHDWILFFTNKGRVYRAKTYELPEATRNAKGQHVANILAFQPDEHIAQVIRIKDYNAAPYLVLATRNGLVKKSKLTDFDSPRSGGLIAINLRDGDELVGAALITDDDNLLLVSKKAQSICFSSDDDSLRPMGRATSGVIGMRFGEDDELLSMIVVREGVDVLVATEHGYAKRTGIEHYPVQGRGGKGVLTADPKARKGNLVGALAVSLEDELYAITSSGGVIRTPVKGVRHNNNRATMGVKLMNLPEDVTIVAIARNAEDDTDENEEQAK